GTCTTTTTGAGGTCTGGCTGGGTAAATGCTTCGCTCCTGCGTACCGCGTCCACGGCCTCGTTGACGAGCTTCATGAGGTGGAAACGATCAAAGGTCACCTGGGCGTTGGGAAGATGCTCTTTAGCCCCTTTCTGGAAGGCGGGAGACAAGTCCATGCTGACGTCCGTGACAGCTTCTGCGCTGCCCCCATGGGCTTCAAGGTCTGTGGCAAATCGCGCAAAAGTGGAGACGTCCTTACCGGGGGTGGCAAACAGCAGTCGCCTAGCTTCCAGATCTACGAAGAGCGTGATGTAGTCATGGCCGCGCCGACTGCTGGTTTCATCGACGCCGACGGCATGGACATGGGCCATATCCACTCTGGTACGGGCTTCGGGCACATAATGGTCAATCACCCGCCACAGGAGCGTGTCGGTCTCGCCGACCAGGCGGGCTACCGTCAATACCGGCATCTCCCGCACCAGGGTCATGATTAGCGCTTCAAAGAGCAGGGTGAAACGCGAGCCTTCCCGCGCCCAAGGAACAGGGATCTGATGCGCCCCATGCTCCGGGCACATCACACGGGGTACACGGGCGTGG
Above is a genomic segment from Candidatus Paceibacterota bacterium containing:
- a CDS encoding ISL3 family transposase, which produces MVPEELFSLALGLVPPWLVDDVTFQVEEKRLDLHINFPKGSRFACPVCGEERPVHDTREHTWLHMDFFQHEAYLHARVPRVMCPEHGAHQIPVPWAREGSRFTLLFEALIMTLVREMPVLTVARLVGETDTLLWRVIDHYVPEARTRVDMAHVHAVGVDETSSRRGHDYITLFVDLEARRLLFATPGKDVSTFARFATDLEAHGGSAEAVTDVSMDLSPAFQKGAKEHLPNAQVTFDRFHLMKLVNEAVDAVRRSEAFTQPDLKKT